A window from Culex pipiens pallens isolate TS chromosome 3, TS_CPP_V2, whole genome shotgun sequence encodes these proteins:
- the LOC120431649 gene encoding uncharacterized protein LOC120431649, producing the protein MEKQEEIREDGLQSKSLEEIDSCSSSILDSEEEDDGINITIKAVTPGVAADGSADLVEPKLAGSERRKMNKKIEGGMKKEEARSSVISSTPKRSRNTSLNSPNGGTVPNPVPKKVCAEGSAATKKVNDGGSNVSAQEEDDVVMNEVAVDEKSANGDVENKEVEEEEAGGLPGPSGSAGSEGKLDKKKKKKKKKKKNVGADGTSSDAGAGTVAGTGVSASGEGGSASAGAMAGISAGGDAGAASTGDGGADGGAGGAGSGAGGAGSGAGGGKVVKKKSGETAEGSANKTIRREILPAPTYQQIASRIKLGIVPASYPDAELTSEQQDAVKEVLLKKVLEQRKEQFKPKFVYCKSYVGLVMLLCQENSTANWVKMVVSSISPWENAVLSAVDEADIPRKEVLRGYFYRSKNDENDTVLGYLESQNDNLDTSAWRILRRSGKNDHVEWAFTIDTASMKLLEEQKFVVNYKFGQTMFRRKQAETGSHPADDDSDEDMEVDHFDEGLSSEAQVGDEMAQENESSESSGKKNDQTNNITGVDIGKDPRALSAQGSSDGYTSEKNNSLTDLSGKDCPTNPRALIAQGSEDGSSRLEIKNQTNKGDHQPEIEGGKFSNETIYSN; encoded by the coding sequence ATGGAGAAGCAAGAAGAAATTCGCGAGGATGGTCTGCAAAGCAAATCGCTTGAGGAAATTGATTCCTGCTCGTCATCGATCCTCGACTCCGAGGAGGAAGACGATGGAATCAACATCACTATCAAAGCTGTGACTCCGGGAGTCGCTGCTGATGGGTCGGCTGATCTGGTCGAGCCGAAGCTAGCTGGCTCGGAGAGGAGGAAGATGAATAAGAAAATCGAGGGGggcatgaaaaaagaagaagctcGTTCCTCGGTTATTTCCTCGACGCCAAAACGGTCAAGGAACACTTCGTTGAATTCACCCAACGGTGGCACTGTCCCCAATCCGGTCCCAAAAAAGGTCTGCGCTGAGGGTTCGGCAGCCACGAAGAAGGTGAATGATGGGGGTTCGAACGTATCGGCGCAAGAAGAGGATGATGTAGTGATGAATGAAGTTGCGGTGGATGAAAAATCAGCGAATGGAGATGTTGAGAACAAAGAAGTGGAAGAAGAGGAAGCAGGAGGCTTGCCCGGCCCATCCGGCTCTGCTGGCAGTGAAGGCAAGCTCgataagaagaaaaagaagaagaagaagaagaagaagaatgtCGGTGCTGACGGTACTAGTTCAGATGCTGGTGCTGGTACTGTTGCTGGTACAGGTGTCAGTGCTAGTGGCGAAGGAGGTTCTGCTAGTGCTGGTGCTATGGCAGGTATTAGTGCTGGCGGAGATGCTGGTGCTGCTAGTACTGGAGATGGGGGCGCAGATGGTGGTGCTGGTGGCGCTGGCTCTGGTGCTGGTGGCGCTGGCTCTGGTGCCGGTGGAGGGAAGGTCGTGAAGAAGAAAAGCGGCGAGACAGCAGAGGGGAGTGCAAACAAAACAATTCGAAGAGAAATCCTTCCAGCCCCAACCTACCAGCAGATTGCCAGTCGGATCAAGCTTGGCATTGTCCCTGCGTCGTATCCGGACGCTGAGCTGACATCCGAGCAGCAAGATGCGGTCAAAGAGGTGCTGCTAAAGAAGGTGTTAGAGCAGCGAAAGGAGCAGTTTAAACCTAAGTTCGTGTATTGCAAGTCGTATGTAGGACTTGTGATGCTATTATGCCAGGAAAATAGCACAGCAAACTGGGTGAAAATGGTTGTGTCCTCGATCTCTCCGTGGGAAAATGCAGTGCTCAGTGCTGTGGACGAGGCTGATATCCCTCGCAAAGAAGTGCTTCGGGGATACTTCTACAGAAGCAAAAACGACGAGAACGACACCGTTCTGGGATATCTCGAAAGCCAAAATGACAACCTCGACACGTCAGCCTGGAGAATCCTGCGTCGCTCGGGGAAAAACGATCATGTCGAGTGGGCCTTCACCATCGACACGGCATCGATGAAGCTGCTGGAGGAACAGAAATTTGTCGTGAACTATAAATTCGGGCAAACCATGTTCCGGAGGAAGCAGGCGGAAACCGGAAGCCATCCGGCAGATGACGATTCGGACGAGGACATGGAAGTGGATCACTTCGACGAAGGATTATCGTCGGAGGCTCAGGTAGGAGATGAGATGGCTCAGGAGAACGAGTCGTCTGAATCTTCTGGTAAGAAAAATGATCAAACAAACAATATTACTGGAGTAGACATCGGAAAGGACCCCAGGGCGTTGAGCGCACAGGGTTCTTCTGATGGATACACCagtgaaaaaaacaattcactAACTGATTTATCTGGCAAGGACTGTCCGACGAACCCCAGGGCGTTGATCGCACAGGGTTCCGAAGATGGTTCTTCCagacttgaaataaaaaatcaaacaaataaggGAGACCACCAACCCGAAATAGAAGGTGGAAAGTTCAGCAATGAAACAATTTATTCGAATTAA